A genomic segment from Triticum dicoccoides isolate Atlit2015 ecotype Zavitan chromosome 1A, WEW_v2.0, whole genome shotgun sequence encodes:
- the LOC119349206 gene encoding calmodulin-like protein 3 — protein MWVMVMMDQNVLMALVSSLLMLILGPLIIDVILVSKKIWSFLHTLTKYLAHDDTLVVDSVVLDDSPASPAKVAGGVGLTSGDIEIVTTRLGLTRWRYQGCEGINVVDELMDGKHASEGELEEAFYVFDRDEDGFICAGELWNVMRRLGWKEGAMYEDCVRMIHPFDEDGDGKISFIEFRRMMENAV, from the coding sequence atgTGGGTGATGGTGATGATGGATCAAAACGTCCTAATGGCGCTGGTGTCATCTCTCCTGATGTTGATCTTGGGGCCATTGATCATAGATGTCATCTTGGTAAGCAAAAAGATCTGGAGCTTCTTGCACACACTTACAAAATACCTAGCGCATGATGACACCCTCGTTGTCGACTCCGTGGTGCTTGATGATAGCCCCGCATCGCCAGCGAAAGTAGCTGGTGGTGTAGGATTAACATCTGGTGACATAGAAATTGTCACGACGAGGCTAGGTCTTACCAGGTGGAGGTACCAAGGGTGTGAAGGAATTAATGTCGTAGATGAGTTGATGGACGGTAAGCATGCGAGCGAGGGCGAGCTGGAGGAGGCCTTCTATGTTTTTGACCGTGATGAGGACGGGTTCATATGCGCCGGTGAGTTGTGGAACGTGATGAGGAGGCTTGGGTGGAAAGAAGGGGCCATGTATGAGGACTGTGTGAGGATGATCCACCCCTTCGATGAGGATGGAGATGGCAAGATCAGCTTCATAGAGTTTAGAAGGATGATGGAGAATGCTGTTTAG